One stretch of Sulfuricystis multivorans DNA includes these proteins:
- a CDS encoding ExeA family protein, which translates to MSVYLAHFGLNQLPFGITPDTEFAYPSRSYREGINLLHFALASGEGFIKVVGEVGTGKTLLCRSLLNELDDDWQAAYIPNPQMDPRELLLEIADELGAEQGAKDIARLVKRINQRLLELAAAGRKVVLCIDEAQTMPRVTLESLRLLSNLETEKRKLLHIILFGQPELDEMLARHSARQLRQRIAFSYRLQHLDAEEVKRYVAQRLATAGYRGEPLFTPRALRALYHRSGGTPRLINILANKALLVAFGEGRLQVEPRHIKAAARDTEGARDKPWWVW; encoded by the coding sequence GTGAGCGTTTATCTTGCCCATTTCGGTCTGAACCAGCTACCGTTCGGCATCACGCCCGATACCGAGTTCGCCTATCCGAGCCGCAGCTATCGGGAAGGCATCAACCTGCTGCATTTCGCCCTGGCGAGCGGCGAAGGCTTCATCAAGGTGGTCGGCGAGGTCGGCACCGGCAAGACCCTGCTGTGCCGCAGCTTGTTGAACGAGCTGGACGACGACTGGCAGGCCGCCTACATCCCGAATCCGCAAATGGATCCCCGCGAGCTGTTGCTCGAAATCGCCGACGAGCTGGGGGCGGAGCAGGGGGCGAAGGACATCGCGCGGCTCGTCAAGCGCATCAATCAGCGCTTGCTCGAGCTCGCCGCCGCAGGACGCAAGGTGGTGCTGTGCATCGACGAAGCGCAGACCATGCCACGCGTGACCCTGGAAAGCCTGCGCCTACTGTCCAATCTCGAAACCGAGAAACGCAAACTGCTGCACATCATTCTCTTCGGGCAGCCGGAGCTGGACGAGATGCTGGCACGGCATTCGGCCCGCCAGCTGCGTCAGCGTATCGCCTTCTCATATCGGCTGCAGCACCTCGATGCAGAAGAGGTGAAGCGCTATGTCGCACAGCGCCTGGCGACGGCGGGCTACCGGGGTGAGCCGCTGTTCACCCCCCGTGCGCTCCGGGCGCTCTACCATCGCTCGGGGGGTACGCCACGGCTCATCAACATTCTGGCCAACAAGGCCTTGCTGGTGGCCTTTGGTGAAGGCCGGCTACAGGTCGAACCGCGACACATCAAAGCTGCGGCGCGCGACACCGAGGGTGCGCGCGACAAGCCCTGGTGGGTCTGGTAG
- a CDS encoding double zinc ribbon domain-containing protein yields the protein MTLKALLTRWFDELLPRACLLCGARARAPVCADCAADLPRLSGPLCPVCARPLGAPAQACGACLKAPPAFDATLAPLVYAFPVDGLVHQLKYGCRLPSAEFFSRVMLAGSRPTGDLLMPVPLSPQRLRERGFNQALEIARPLASALGLPIDATSLYRQRDTLPQSRLPWRARQGNVRHAFACRRDLAGLTVIVVDDVMTTGATLAAVATALKARGAAHVVNWVATRAVSRGPA from the coding sequence GTGACCCTGAAAGCGCTCCTCACCCGCTGGTTCGACGAACTGCTCCCACGCGCCTGTCTGCTCTGCGGCGCGCGCGCCCGTGCGCCAGTCTGCGCCGATTGCGCGGCGGATCTACCGCGTCTTTCCGGCCCCCTCTGTCCAGTGTGCGCCAGGCCGCTGGGCGCACCGGCGCAAGCCTGTGGCGCCTGCCTGAAAGCGCCGCCCGCCTTCGATGCCACCCTTGCGCCGCTCGTTTATGCCTTCCCGGTAGATGGTTTGGTGCATCAACTCAAATACGGGTGCCGTCTTCCCAGCGCCGAGTTTTTCAGTCGCGTGATGCTCGCCGGCTCGCGACCGACGGGCGATCTGCTGATGCCGGTGCCCTTGTCGCCACAACGACTGCGCGAGCGCGGTTTCAACCAAGCGCTGGAAATCGCCAGGCCGCTGGCATCTGCACTGGGCTTGCCGATCGACGCCACCAGCCTTTACCGACAGCGCGACACACTGCCGCAAAGCCGCCTGCCCTGGCGCGCCCGACAAGGCAACGTCCGCCATGCCTTCGCCTGCCGCCGCGATCTTGCCGGCCTGACGGTGATCGTCGTCGATGACGTGATGACGACCGGCGCAACACTCGCCGCCGTCGCAACCGCGCTCAAAGCACGCGGCGCCGCACATGTCGTCAATTGGGTGGCGACGCGAGCAGTAAGCAGGGGCCCCGCGTAG
- a CDS encoding tetratricopeptide repeat protein produces MSIINQMLRDLDARQASQQERAGLPAGLRTLPPEPRRNKQSWVLLVIGLLIGAVAVSFFIGRTSQPPVTALDRAAAPQTASVPAAMPTAQQELQSALVEPAPPSPPAELKVKPVAASASLQSPSPSPNAKSTPAEKAKMSAAATPSKPTESRKASTDKPTAPPLQPVHSPRAASPPDSGKSFAPSLPPAEPDAPRSARTPTPDGRIDKQPKAAEGQNALAESEYRKGMQAATQGDHGAALPLLRHALEIEPRHTKARQALLAVLANLRQWGEVKQVAQEGLSFEPTRTPWATLLARLQYEHGDGEAALKTLESHAAHAANDADFQALFAFLLQKRQLHDEAAQHYEAALRLRPAEGRWWFGLGLALEAAGRGDEARVAFAKARETGNLPAEMRSSVEEKLRTSSLSASPPP; encoded by the coding sequence ATGAGTATCATCAACCAGATGTTGCGCGATCTCGATGCCCGTCAGGCAAGCCAGCAAGAGCGTGCCGGCCTGCCAGCCGGCCTGCGCACCCTGCCCCCGGAACCACGGCGCAACAAGCAGTCGTGGGTGCTGCTGGTCATCGGCCTGCTCATCGGCGCCGTGGCGGTCTCGTTCTTCATTGGCCGGACTTCGCAGCCACCCGTCACTGCTTTAGACCGAGCCGCTGCGCCCCAAACCGCATCAGTCCCTGCCGCCATGCCTACTGCGCAGCAAGAACTGCAGAGTGCCCTTGTCGAGCCGGCACCGCCATCTCCGCCGGCAGAACTCAAAGTGAAGCCGGTTGCCGCAAGTGCGAGTTTGCAGTCACCCTCGCCCTCACCGAATGCCAAATCGACACCGGCCGAGAAAGCCAAAATGTCGGCCGCTGCAACGCCGAGCAAGCCGACCGAATCACGGAAGGCCTCCACTGACAAGCCCACCGCACCACCGCTGCAACCGGTGCATTCTCCAAGGGCAGCGTCGCCGCCTGACAGCGGCAAGAGCTTTGCACCATCGCTGCCGCCGGCCGAGCCGGACGCTCCCCGCTCTGCCAGGACTCCCACTCCTGATGGACGGATCGACAAACAACCCAAGGCCGCAGAAGGGCAAAACGCGTTGGCCGAAAGCGAGTATCGCAAGGGCATGCAGGCAGCGACCCAGGGCGATCATGGCGCGGCGCTGCCCTTGTTGCGTCATGCGTTGGAAATCGAGCCCCGGCACACCAAGGCGCGTCAGGCATTGCTCGCGGTTCTGGCCAATCTACGCCAGTGGGGGGAAGTGAAACAGGTGGCGCAGGAAGGTTTGTCGTTCGAACCGACACGCACGCCTTGGGCGACGCTCCTGGCACGGCTCCAGTATGAACATGGCGATGGTGAGGCGGCACTGAAGACGCTGGAAAGCCATGCGGCGCATGCGGCGAACGATGCCGACTTCCAGGCCTTGTTTGCCTTCCTGCTGCAGAAACGGCAGCTTCATGACGAAGCCGCACAGCATTACGAGGCTGCGTTGCGTCTGCGTCCCGCCGAGGGGCGCTGGTGGTTCGGCCTGGGGTTGGCGCTCGAAGCGGCCGGACGTGGAGACGAAGCCAGAGTGGCCTTTGCCAAGGCGCGCGAGACCGGCAACCTGCCCGCTGAAATGCGCAGTAGCGTCGAAGAGAAACTCAGGACCTCCTCACTGTCCGCGTCGCCGCCTCCTTGA
- a CDS encoding methyltransferase domain-containing protein has protein sequence MSSRESFAAAAASYDNAAVLAREVGRRMADRLACVLLTPRRFADIGCATGDGVRALMRRYPEALPLAVDYALPMLEAVRAHAGWWDRLRGKAPRCVNADVRALPFAESSLDLVWSNLMLHWLPDLRPAFAELHRVLAEGGLLHFSLLGPDTLKEIRECAGQLGLSWSGKTFVDMHDVGDLLMAAGFGDPVMEMEMLTLTYRTPHAFLADLRHLGVRDGLLGRQGFRGWRRLFSVWPRTAGLLPARFEIVYGHAWKLSPRPQPSGRAVMRFHRRLG, from the coding sequence ATGAGTTCGCGGGAAAGTTTCGCGGCTGCAGCCGCATCCTACGATAATGCCGCCGTGCTGGCACGCGAGGTGGGCCGCCGCATGGCCGATCGCCTCGCCTGTGTGCTTCTTACGCCGCGGCGTTTTGCCGACATCGGCTGCGCGACCGGTGATGGCGTGCGCGCGCTGATGCGCCGCTATCCCGAGGCGCTGCCGCTGGCGGTCGATTACGCGCTGCCGATGCTCGAAGCCGTGCGCGCACACGCAGGCTGGTGGGATCGATTGCGCGGCAAGGCCCCACGCTGTGTGAATGCGGACGTGCGCGCATTGCCATTCGCCGAGAGCAGCCTCGATCTGGTTTGGTCGAACTTGATGCTGCACTGGCTGCCCGATCTGCGCCCGGCGTTTGCAGAATTGCATCGCGTACTGGCCGAGGGGGGGCTACTGCACTTTTCGCTGCTGGGCCCAGATACGCTCAAGGAAATACGCGAGTGCGCGGGCCAGCTCGGCCTTTCGTGGAGCGGCAAGACATTCGTCGATATGCACGATGTCGGGGATCTGCTGATGGCCGCCGGTTTCGGCGATCCGGTGATGGAAATGGAGATGCTGACGCTGACCTACCGCACCCCACACGCCTTCCTTGCCGACCTGCGCCATCTCGGTGTGCGCGACGGGCTGCTGGGCCGCCAAGGCTTTCGCGGCTGGCGCAGGCTCTTCTCTGTCTGGCCCCGCACGGCGGGCTTGTTGCCGGCGCGGTTCGAGATCGTCTACGGCCATGCCTGGAAACTTTCGCCCCGCCCGCAACCATCTGGCCGCGCCGTGATGCGCTTTCACCGTCGGCTCGGTTGA